Part of the Antennarius striatus isolate MH-2024 chromosome 6, ASM4005453v1, whole genome shotgun sequence genome, CGTTTCTTGGAACCACTGTCTCTGCGGGAACttgatcagattttattttccactgAGGGGGCACCTTGGAGGAATCTGCATCATGTTTTATCAAAGAGAAGATCCAGGATAGCAGCACAGTGCCCTGCGTCTGAACACATGACCTTAGGTGCCCCCGTGTCTTCATTTATCTTTTGTTAGTGTGTTATTTCCACCCATGATCTCACCTCACACAATATTTcccatttcctcttttctcttttcttcccttttcttttgtgCAACCAAAAGGGCGTGGCTTCACTGGTTTAATGAacaatattttgtcattttactcgctcctttcttctctttgaAATACTATTTATTCTATTTCACAGTGTCTCCAATCTCAGGGCTGCATCAGATGTGTTGCATTCACCGCAGGCTCCATGGACACAACGCTGAGTCGTCACTTCTGTCTTCCTGGATGCGGGACTGCGCTGTCAAGGTGGTGCTCTTAAGAGGCTCATCAGCTTATGTGGGATATGGGTCAACAAAGGTGGAATCGCTTTCCAGCTCCGTGTGCACACAATGCAGTGCTTTAATCCTGCAACATCTTTGGTAATGTTGAGTTTGTCCTAAAAATGTACACTTATAACATGATGGTTCCAGAATTGAACTTATTTTCTTAAAGGTTTCACTGTTTCTAagtgaaataaaacatcatGGCTTGGTTGCATTTATTCCTCCCATGCAAAATGATATTAAAATCTTTTTGACATACGTTGCCTGATTCTGTTCAGCCATCCATCAGCTGTTATGAACGGTTGATGTTGTAGCAACCAGCTGATTCTGGACTCTTTTGCCAGGCAGGATTATTCACCTGGTGTAGTCCTCTATAAAAGCGCTGAAAAGACTGACGCAGGCAGAATGCAGCAGACCTCCAGGGACCCACGCCGAAAGGCCTTCGTTATCTTTAATTAACCCCACCCCACCAGGATTCAAATTCATTTAATCTGTGGAACCTGCTGAACTGCCGTCATATAGCAGCAATTAAAGCACGGTTCAGGTGCCTTCGTGCAACATAGCTGAGGTGTCTCCATAGCGAGAACAAATGACATCACCCTGCAAATCAGAAAATGTTTACTGACTCTATTATACGTTCATAAATTGGAGAGCTTTAGTGAAAGCTGAAAGGCCTTGTCGCCTCTCCAGCCTGCATGATAACCAGGCTTTTAGAGTAGCCCTGTTGTCAATCCTCTTATATTATGTCTCCTGAAAATGGATTAGTGAGTAACAACCCTGGGTCACTTTGAAGggatttgaatgaatgaatggatggatggatgggcccCAAGCTGAAACCAGCCGCCTATATGGATAATACATCAAGAAGTCTTCATTTTTTATGACTCAAAAAggtattttttaaagaatcaaTGCAAGTTTGTGGACAAAATTTGGTTCTTAACTTGATCTGGAATATGCGACTTGTTTTCCTTTTAATGTcacaaatgaaataaagcaAGTCGGAGGACCAGAGGTGAGTTTCTTCCCTCCTCCTTCAGACATGCAGCCTGTGATCAGAGCTGTTTGTGGAAACCCACAGGAGCTTTCAGAGGCACTGACTGCGGGGCGTAAGTAGCTCTCTTGGGTGCTGAAGGCGTCTCAGAAAGAAACGGACGCCGAGCTCTGCCTGTTATTCTCAGCCCCTCATCCAAACACCATGACCTGGTCGGGTCGAGGCTGCAGATTGTCGGGGTGGAGCGGATGAGGCGCTTGGGATGTTTAGGAGACGGCGCGTATGGATGCAGAGATCCGGGAGGACGGTTAATTATGAACTATTTATTATGAAAACTGGGAAACTATCAGGGATTTTCTTTCCCTTGTGGAACTGCTAATTAACAGTGAACACAAAGATTCACTAACTTGGACGACCTGGAAGGACAATGCAACATATTCCTCCAAATTTCAGGGGGCCGCTATGGGAGTCCAACAATCCGTGTATTCCCATAGTTAAAAGCAGACCAACTTTAACTTCGCTGCCTTTTTACAACTTCATGTTATGGGTCATTCTTGGAGTGTTGACGTTCCCATGCTGCGTCCGTTGTTTGATATTCAAAGTGGGGGTTCTGGGGCCTTGGAACTGTGACCCCGTCTATTACAGGgcccttcctgctgcagcagccaGGCTGGCTGTAAGCAGGATAAATGGAGACCAAAGCCTGGTTCTGGGCCTGAACATGGACTTTGTTATCCTCCAGGAGCCTTGTGAAACATCCAAAGCCCTCACCGCGTTTATTTTCTACGAGAAGATGGCCGACGCCTTCATGGGCCCCACCAACCCAGGATACTGCGTTGCAGCATCTCTGCTGGCCAAGAACTGGGATAAAGCCCTCTTTTCCTACAGCTGTGTGAACTATGAGCTGGACCGAGTCATCGGATACCCAACGTTCGCCAGGACGGCTCCGTTTGCTGCTGAGGTGTTGTTCACGGTTTTGAAGCACTTCCGGTGGGCCAGCGTAGTGGTGGTCTCATCCAACGATGACATTTGGAGGGAGACCGCTGGGAGAGTGGCAACGGCTCTGATGAATAAGGGACTTCCTGTCGGCTTGGTTCTGTCTATCGGCATAAATGAGACTGCGGTGGAGCGAACCCTGAGGAAGATCCAGGCTGCTGGGGAGGTGAAGGGTGAGTACGCCACAGTAGCGATGTTGCTAGGCGTAAAGCTCAGCTGGAGCTGGGTTTCTATTAAATCACCTTTATTATTCAATGTCATACAGCAATGCTGCtgctaataaaatatttacttttaaagtTAACAAAAAGGTAAGAAAAGGTAAGGAAAGCCAATGATTTCCACTAACGCAAAGTAATATCTCTGTAGTGAGTGAGGTgagttgttttaaaaaattcacaaaGGGATAACTATCAGTATTCCAACTTCATTTATgtgggttttgtgtttttattaatttacaaaaaactGTTACAAGATAAGAAGGAGTAGTAGGAAGATCCTCGCTTGTTATCGAGTATCAGTTCTTACTTTCTAATGAGTTTGCGCCATAATCCTACAGCCCAAGCACACGGAAAAGGATTTTCAAAGATGTCCATTGGTTgaagtttatatttatatatttagtgTAGTGATTATGACACAGAATTTAGccacttttgtttttacctgAAATTAAATAATCTAGCAAGACCAAATTACATTGTTTCCCCTCCTATTTCAGTCATCATCATGTGCATGCACTCCGTCCTGATTGGAGGGGATCAGCAGGCTGCTTTTCTTCTCAAAGCACAGGAGATGGGTCTGACGTCTGGAAAGTATGTGTTCATCCCCTTCGACACCTTCCACTACAGTGTGCCCTACGCCAACGTCTCCCACCCGGTCCTCCAAAACAACAGCCGGCTGAGGGAGGCCTACGACGCCGTGCTCACCATCACTGTGGCGTCTGAGCCTTTGTCCTTCAATGAGGCTTTCACTGCAGCCAAAACCAGCAAAGAAGTGATGCTAGCTGTGCAACCAGAGCAAGTAGGAAATTAAAGAACACGTTCACACTTTTAGATCCGTCTTAAGTTGCATATTGGATATATTACTTGAAAGTTGACAATAAATGACTAATAGatggttgtttttcttgtggTCTCTGCAGGTTAACCCACTGTTTGGAACCATTTACAACAGCATCTACCTGCTGGCCAAGTCCATTCACAACGCCAGGAGACGGGGCATGCCGCTGTCAGGCTCTAACCTGGCCTACTTCTCCAAAAACACCACCTTCTTAGGCTTCAATCAGAACATCCGGGTGGATGCTGCCGGGGATGTTCAGACCAACTATGTCATCTTGGACTCAGATACCAGGGGGAGTCAGCTGTTCCAGACATATATCGTGGATCTAACATCCGGAACGCTTCGATTTGCAGGGAGGTCCATTCATTTTCCAGGTGGATCTCCTCCACCGTCTGACTCCAACTGCTGGTTTGATAAAAACGCCGTCTGCACAGGAGGTAAGAAGCTACACATTGGCATGAACATCTGTGTTTgcgtgtgattgtgtgtgtgtgaaacacactCCAATCCCCCATTTCCTACATCATCATGTTGCTGGTTGTCATCCTCAGGTGTGGAGGTCACCTACATCATAGTGGTGTTTGCAGTCATCTTCACTCTGGCTATTGGAGGCGTCGCCATAAGTCTTTATATCAGGTACAGcctgtaaatatgaaaaatcAAGTTGTCGAGTCAAATCAGGTACATTGATATACTTTATGCTGAGATAATGGTTGGTCTTCTAAAATGCTTAGGAGTGACATGTGATCATATGTCAGGTCACCCAAGATTAGAAAATACAGACATATTTGGGGAAAAACCCAACAAGCAATATCTCTCCGGAAGTCAGGGCCCATTTCCCCAAATAACGCACAGACTTGGTTGTGAGCAGTTTCATgtaggagattttttttatttttacaacatcACTGTGTAAAAGAAATGTGTTCCATCCTGCAAGAGAGGCAAGTTAACTTTATAGCTCAATGGAGAATGACTGTCAAGATATCAAGAATATTATCCCTTGGGCAGGTTTAACAAACCCACCGCTTTAGTTTAAGCTGATTGTCTGAACATTTTGAATCTCACTGCCTGACAGGAGGAGACTCCAACAAATCCAGCTGGTGAAAGGTCCCAATCGGATCCTCCTGACTCTTGAGGATCTCACATTTATCAACCCTCAGCTTAGCAAAAAGGTCAGCAACATGCAGTTTCCTAGTCATAAATTTAACCTAAAATATGTTATGTACATGTACAGCATTCTGGGTGTTACTACCCCCTTGGGTTCACTACCAAACCAAAGTTACACAAAGTTCAGAGTGCAGTTTTGGGGATTTGTCAATGTGTTCAAAAACAGGTAAAAACAGATGTAAAGTAAAGTTACAGATGAAGTTAGATTTTGAACCAAGGTTACAGGGAAACCACGACGTATCAAGCTGAAAAGGGGAGCTAACAGGACACAGGTGTGAGGCAAAGGGGAATTAGAAGAGAGACAGGTAGGCAGGAGAAGCATTGAGAAGAAAAGGCAATGAAACACGGGTGGAACCTATTACTTTTCCACGTTCTTTGGAAACATTGAAAGTCAGTTCAAATGTTTCCTGAGACAACTCATTTGCTTTGTTTGACGTCCTGCAGAAAATCACTTTAGAGGATCTGAGCGAGTCAAAGAGCGCTCTAGAGGAAAAATCTGCAGAACGCTCACACTCTGTGAACAGCATGCAGACGGCAACTCATGAAACCACCAATGTAGCCGTCTATGAGGTTGGTGTCGCTTCAGCCTGTGTGTTTATAGACAGTATGTAGACATGAAGAAAGTGTGGTTGTGTTCAGCTCAGTATTTTGGAGGTCAAGGTTGGATAACTGTATTGTTAGATGGTAGAATGGGTTTGTCTGGAGTATAGTTACTGATTtgtatatatttgaaaaatgttcatAAGCTAAATGTAGAATGGACTCTCTTACAGGGTGATTGGGTTTGGCTGAAGAAATTTGAGGAGGGGCAATTCAAAGAGGTGAAGCAGAGCACTACCAAGATTTTCACGAAGGTAGAGCAGcttaaaaaaaagtggaattaTTTTTAGTGTAATTACGTGGTTTTGATTGTCATTGTCTGCTTTCTCAGATGAAAGACCTGAGGAATGAGAACGTCAACCCGTTTCTGGGCTTCTTCTCTGACTGCTCCATGTTTGCAGTGGTGACAGAACACTGCTCGCGAGGCAGCCTGCAGGACCTGCTGAGGAACGAGGATGTTAAATTAGACTGGATGTTCAAATCCTCTCTCCTGCTTGACCTCATCAAGGTAAAAACTCAATTTGATTTGTGATAATCTACCACTGGGAACCAATCATCCTTCCTGTGtgctttatatttcttttattattgaCTAACCTGGGGAACATATTGTGCTTCTAGGGTATGAAATACCTTCATCACAGAGATTTCCCCCATGGCAGACTAAAATCCCGTAACTGTGTGGTAGACGGCCGTTTTGTCCTCAAGATCACAGATTATGGATTTAATGAACTGCTGGAGTGTCAGAAAGCGTCTTTAGAAGAACGTCCACCTGAAGGTACTAATGTGTCCCACCCCCCATGACTAACATTCCACTGGTACATAAACAACCTACCTACTACTGACCCCTGAGTGATGATACTGTCCAGGTATGGATATTGATATTGGATAATTTCTATATTTCCTTTCACATTgtcttaaaaaatattcataacaATTTTTAAGGTACCAACAATTCAAGATGTCTTAGAGGTGTGCACAGCTGTATTCTAATGTTTATTCATTATCTTTGCGATCAACACGTGACTCCAAATGGTACGTGTAGGTGTCCAGGTGTGATAGATTAGGTGTTACGGCTCATAGTGACTGTTTTGACCTGGGTCCAATAATACAAGATGAGTGACAGTGGAGTTAATGGAGTGGTCTGCACTTCTAGAGCTTTGAGCTTGGTTTTGAGCTTGGCAGAGCTTGGTTCAAATAAAGTAGCAGTGTCCTGGGAAGGTAAAGAATAAGTATTCAAAATAAAGAGACGAGAGGGTTTGTCCACCATCTACTGACTAAAGATACTTCATACAGCCCcgtttttaaatccctgaactTTCCCATTACAATGAGGCTGAAGGCTTGAACTTAAACTCCCTCCTGATTGTTGGTCTTTGCATTTTCATTCAGATTTGTTTTGGACGGCTCCAGAGTTCTTAAGGGACCTCACAAATGCACGTAAAGGAACCTACAAGGGTGACGTGTACAGCTTTTCTATCATCCTTCAGGAGGTGGTGGTGAGAGGGCCGCCATACTGCATGCTGGGATTACCTCCAGAGGGTATGTATCCACCAAAGTGTGTATCCATTAAGTCCAGTCTGAAGATTTATTGAGATTTTCTTTGTAACCTCATCAGAGATCATCCGGAAGGTGAAGAAACCCCCTCCAATGTGCCGTCCCACGGTAGCACCGGATCAGGCTCCTCTGGAGTGCATCCAGCTGATGAAGCAGTGCTGGAGCGAACTGCCTGATCGCAGACCCACATTCGATGAGATCTTTGACAGGGTATTACTTTTATAATAGTAGTAGTTCTGAAATAGAACAAAAGTAGAAGCTATAAGTTAAGTAAGTTCAACATGAGTCACTGACTTAAGAGTTACAAAAAATAGTAAGTAAAAGTCAACAGTTCCACACTaattataaaacacataaatgtaGAAGCAATTTCAGCAATCGAGAGTAAATTTAAATGCTGCAATCAAAATATAGTCACAGAACAACAAGctgagatttttatttcataagaATGAATCACGGTTTCTTCTGAAACCAAACCTTGGTAGACTTTGAGATCTGCTTGTGATTTTCTCATTTCAGAACTTCTAATGACACCCAAGCTTTTGGGTCAGCAGAGTTGAAAGTCTTACAGAGCTTGGACATAGTTATTGAAGATATTTAGACTTTAGAATAGAATTTTGGTCCCTATTATTAAAGAAGATCTACGAAATTTGTCTCTCTGTTCAGATTTAGAAACTTGCAATACTAATAATGTAAagtaaaattttatatttaaagaaaacaattttaGCTGTTCTTCTtggatttgtttccagttcTTAACATTTAGATGTAGTGTAGTGCAGTGTTGAGTGTACATGAGAagtaataaaaatggaaatactgAAGTAatcttgttaaaatatttacagaaagcGATTGCTTCTTGTGCTGTTACTGATTCTGCATTTACTCGTCATCAGTTCAAGATAATCAATAAGGGGAAGAAGACCAACATCATCGACTCCATGCTGAGGATGCTGGAGCAGTACAGCTCCAACCTGGAGGACCTGATCAGGGAGCGAACAGAGGAGCTAGAGGTGGAGAAACACCGAACAGAGAAGCTGCTGTCAGAGATGCTCCCGCCGTGAGTTTGAACACAGATCAAATCCCACCAATAATCACATATTTTAATCCAGGTACATCAAATGAAGTGAGCTACTTTCAGACTAATCTTAATCTcctaaccccccacccctgtcTGTCTCCAGTTCTGTGGCCGAGGCCCTGAAGACCGGCGCCACCGTGGAGCCAGAGTACTTCGACCAGGTGACGATCTACTTCAGCGACATCGTGGGTTTCACCACCATCTCGTCGCTCAGCGATCCCATCGAGGTGGTCGACCTCCTCAACGACCTCTACTCCCTGTTTGATGCCGTGCTGAGCAACCACGACGTGTACAAGGTGAGACGACACCTCTATGTTTCCCATAAGACGGTGACTTTACTTCTGGGGAGGACAGATGTTGTCTCATCTCATATTCTCCAGAAGCTCTGTGGCTTTGACAaagggggtgtgtgtgttggtgttatCTAGGTGGAGACCATCGGTGATGCATACATGGTGGCATCAGGGCTGCCAAAGAGAAACGGCAACAAGCACGCCGCTGAGATCGCCAACATGTCTCTGAACATCCTCAGCTCAGTGGGAACGTTCCGCATGCGGCACATGCCGGACGTTCCGGTCAGAATACGCATAGGAATCCACTCAGGTCAGAAATGATCATTTCagatattgcatttatttacatatgtCCAAATTATTTTATAGTACGTTATGGTTGCACATGTTCAGATTTCGGTGTTCTTTCTGGTTGTCAGGGCCCTGTGTTGCCGGGGTGGTGGGTCTGACGATGCCTCGCTACTGCCTTTTTGGAGACACCGTCAACACTGCCTCTCGCATGGAATCCACTGGGCTGCGTGAGCGTCCCGTGCACCTACCCGCCACAGTTCCTGACTTCATTTCAAGTTTTCCCTCTGTATCATTTGgtcctttcttctcttttgaCCTTCAGCTTATAGAATCCATGTCAACTTGACCACCGTGAAGATCCTCCATTCTCTGAACGAAGGTTATAAAATAGAAGTCAGAGGCAAGACAGAGTTGAAGGTAATGTCGTCTGCAGTCATTCTACCTCAGCAACAGGAAGACCTATTTTGGAGTTAgttaattaataatttgttttttttatttcagggtAAAGGTATTGAGGAGACATACTGGCTTGtgggaaaaacaaactttgcaAAGCCTTTGCCTAAACCTCCAGAGATTAAACCGGGGTAAGAGCTTCAACTTGTCTTTCCCCTCTCACATCTGCTATGGCTAAAtccaaaaataagaaataaatggaCACAAATTACTCAGTATATATGATTAAAAGCATTACAAAAGACTGATTTCAAGTTGGCACCCTCGACACAAAGACTTTGTGCTTATTTGAGTTTTTTccagatactgtatattttggTGTGGTATCTTGAACTTGCCCCTTGCTATTTTCGATTCCAACGGTTTGAATTTACTTCAGGGAAGACAATCACGGGCTGAGTCCGGAGGATGTCGCTGCGTACAAGAGAAAGAAAGCTGAGAAAAAGGCTTGACCTTTGTAGTCCGAGCCCAGGAGGTAGAGACCGGCATGTCGGCGGCTGTTGTCTGGTGGAAATGTTCATGTCTTAGTCTGCTCGTGCACAGTCCTGTGTCAGTGATCAGTGATTGCTCTGTGACCTTCTGGACTCATTAATCTCCTGATCTTATcactttcttcatcttcttaaaCAGACTGCGGAACACCCTCTATGTTTCCTGCTCATTTTCACAATTGACACTCATGTATTTttcattctgtgtttttgtcagcttgaaaaagaaatttataAAGTCCTATATTGGTTCATAACTCAGATTTCTTTGTTCACTAGGGACAACTGGCAGGAGATGGTGACAGAGGAGATCAAAACCCTGTTTCGCAAGGCCAAAAGGCAGGTGGACAAAAAGATCTGAATGAGAGAAGAAGGGAAAGTGTGAAACAGGCAGAACCAGAGGAGCAGAGGACATTTccagagaaagagacaaagatCTGGGGGGGAGGAGGCCGGCGGAGGAGAGAGAGCATCAGCCAGCCTATCGTTGTGGCTTAATGAAGACTTATTTAAGAGGATTGTCCATCGACTGGCTAATCTGCCTTCAGCCAGCACAGCAGAACATGATGGTGCTAATGTAATGAGAGTTTATCTGCCCATGTTAGCCGCCGCATGGGATGCAGCAGGATGCACTTGCTGGCCACTGAGTGGCCAAAGATTTCAGGATAACCAGAGGTTCACCGGTTCAAAGACTGAAAgctatttcaaaatgaaatgtcatTTCTTCTGGTGATGAGGACGTGAAAGCTCAGAATAAGGTTGAGGCTCTAATAGCTGTGACTGAATATTATGTTTTATTAGTTCTGCTTTACTGGAGGCAAAGGGGTTGTTTCTGATTttctaaattaatttgaattttactTTTGAGATGGAGTTACAGCTGCTGATTTGCCATATGAACGTTCCAGTGTGGTGCGTTCGAATACTTCTGTGTTCCAAAGGTTCAGGTGCGGCTTCTCCCTACGTTTGAGAACAATGTTCCAGAGCGCCATCTAGTGTTTACGTTAAGACATGTTTAGGGAAATGGAATTTAATCACGTACACTGTTATTTCTTGCTGAAAATTTTAGTCATAACAGAATACCTTAacataaaaaatagaaatttataCTGAAATATTATCTGATAAAGGTTTGTTTATGAAAATATTAATATCACATTCCAAACATTGTTGCCAACAATTCCTTTATAATCACTATACTATAATTACTATCCATCCCTTGTCAACAAACGAATGCTGACTAAATAAGCAAATTCATTCACGCTTTATGCATAAAAACAGCAGAGACTGTCAGAAACCTGTATATTGTGTAAGttacatgttatttattattttatcactgCAACgcaattattaaatatatgtacatatgttgtcatatgtttgtttgaaaCACCATAATTGTCTGTGCCTTAATGTGTGATCATTACTTTGCAGCCCCAATGTGGAAACCCAGAGGGCATCTTTACGGTTTGACATTCTTTGACAGATTTGACAGAGCATGATAACGTAATTCTTAAGGCAACTACTCTTTTAAGATTTTTTCTGACAAGCCTCCTATTAATAACTCTTTCATCTCCACCAGTTTGTAATGCTTGGGGGTTTTAACAAGCTCAACATCCATTTGTCTGTATGTCCGCTCGTCAGCTGAAGAGTGGGGTCGTACTGTCTCCTGATGTTTTAATTGTTGTGACCATGAGAACCATGCACTCCAGTTTTTTGTCCCAACGGAGGCTGTCCTGTCCTAATAATCTAGGCTCAAGGtggtgagaaagaaagaatCCTCTGGATAATCTCCTGTGGTGATATAAGGGAAGGACCCTCATTGTCTAACCCAGCATTCCAGACCTGATTCTTTGACCTCCAGCCAACTGGAAGGATTGTTATCATAGCTTTGAGACATTTCTAGAGGGCTCACATTCCTCTGTTCATCACGACAGAGGAGTGAATGCTAGTCAAACATGCTATGtaaaaatagaatgcaccatcaaggatttttttcctgtgtttttattgaaaaatcATTCAGAGAAGTCACAAAATTCCAACAAATTGTCTGTAGAAAATACATACAGCAACATGAATGACCCCGACATTGGCAAGTAGAGGAACGCCAGATATCTGCCATCTTATTATCTGCGGGCTCGGCTTGTGCAGAAGAATTCAGTGCAGACTGGAGGccgaataaaaaaataaaactggtaAGGTGAAGGGAATGAGTGAAGCTGGACTGTTGAACACACTTGTGCAtagatctttttttctttaaacattaaagatattgcaaaaaaaacacacgcacGGATTGGAGCCGAAGAAGAgtgtgtaaagaaaaaagagatCATACTTAATATAAGCACGTTGTCTGGTGTGTCAACTGCTGGTCGATGGTGAGAACCTCACATTGTTCAATCTGCTGTGGTTTAAGGCTTTAAAAAACTGTTCCCAGAGGGTTGTTATGTC contains:
- the gucy2f gene encoding retinal guanylyl cyclase 2 isoform X1; amino-acid sequence: MQHIPPNFRGPLWESNNPCIPIVKSRPTLTSLPFYNFMLWVILGVLTFPCCVRCLIFKVGVLGPWNCDPVYYRALPAAAARLAVSRINGDQSLVLGLNMDFVILQEPCETSKALTAFIFYEKMADAFMGPTNPGYCVAASLLAKNWDKALFSYSCVNYELDRVIGYPTFARTAPFAAEVLFTVLKHFRWASVVVVSSNDDIWRETAGRVATALMNKGLPVGLVLSIGINETAVERTLRKIQAAGEVKVIIMCMHSVLIGGDQQAAFLLKAQEMGLTSGKYVFIPFDTFHYSVPYANVSHPVLQNNSRLREAYDAVLTITVASEPLSFNEAFTAAKTSKEVMLAVQPEQVNPLFGTIYNSIYLLAKSIHNARRRGMPLSGSNLAYFSKNTTFLGFNQNIRVDAAGDVQTNYVILDSDTRGSQLFQTYIVDLTSGTLRFAGRSIHFPGGSPPPSDSNCWFDKNAVCTGGVEVTYIIVVFAVIFTLAIGGVAISLYIRRRLQQIQLVKGPNRILLTLEDLTFINPQLSKKKITLEDLSESKSALEEKSAERSHSVNSMQTATHETTNVAVYEGDWVWLKKFEEGQFKEVKQSTTKIFTKMKDLRNENVNPFLGFFSDCSMFAVVTEHCSRGSLQDLLRNEDVKLDWMFKSSLLLDLIKGMKYLHHRDFPHGRLKSRNCVVDGRFVLKITDYGFNELLECQKASLEERPPEDLFWTAPEFLRDLTNARKGTYKGDVYSFSIILQEVVVRGPPYCMLGLPPEEIIRKVKKPPPMCRPTVAPDQAPLECIQLMKQCWSELPDRRPTFDEIFDRFKIINKGKKTNIIDSMLRMLEQYSSNLEDLIRERTEELEVEKHRTEKLLSEMLPPSVAEALKTGATVEPEYFDQVTIYFSDIVGFTTISSLSDPIEVVDLLNDLYSLFDAVLSNHDVYKVETIGDAYMVASGLPKRNGNKHAAEIANMSLNILSSVGTFRMRHMPDVPVRIRIGIHSGPCVAGVVGLTMPRYCLFGDTVNTASRMESTGLPYRIHVNLTTVKILHSLNEGYKIEVRGKTELKGKGIEETYWLVGKTNFAKPLPKPPEIKPGDNWQEMVTEEIKTLFRKAKRQVDKKI
- the gucy2f gene encoding retinal guanylyl cyclase 2 isoform X2, with amino-acid sequence MQHIPPNFRGPLWESNNPCIPIVKSRPTLTSLPFYNFMLWVILGVLTFPCCVRCLIFKVGVLGPWNCDPVYYRALPAAAARLAVSRINGDQSLVLGLNMDFVILQEPCETSKALTAFIFYEKMADAFMGPTNPGYCVAASLLAKNWDKALFSYSCVNYELDRVIGYPTFARTAPFAAEVLFTVLKHFRWASVVVVSSNDDIWRETAGRVATALMNKGLPVGLVLSIGINETAVERTLRKIQAAGEVKVIIMCMHSVLIGGDQQAAFLLKAQEMGLTSGKYVFIPFDTFHYSVPYANVSHPVLQNNSRLREAYDAVLTITVASEPLSFNEAFTAAKTSKEVMLAVQPEQVNPLFGTIYNSIYLLAKSIHNARRRGMPLSGSNLAYFSKNTTFLGFNQNIRVDAAGDVQTNYVILDSDTRGSQLFQTYIVDLTSGTLRFAGRSIHFPGGSPPPSDSNCWFDKNAVCTGGVEVTYIIVVFAVIFTLAIGGVAISLYIRRRLQQIQLVKGPNRILLTLEDLTFINPQLSKKMKDLRNENVNPFLGFFSDCSMFAVVTEHCSRGSLQDLLRNEDVKLDWMFKSSLLLDLIKGMKYLHHRDFPHGRLKSRNCVVDGRFVLKITDYGFNELLECQKASLEERPPEDLFWTAPEFLRDLTNARKGTYKGDVYSFSIILQEVVVRGPPYCMLGLPPEEIIRKVKKPPPMCRPTVAPDQAPLECIQLMKQCWSELPDRRPTFDEIFDRFKIINKGKKTNIIDSMLRMLEQYSSNLEDLIRERTEELEVEKHRTEKLLSEMLPPSVAEALKTGATVEPEYFDQVTIYFSDIVGFTTISSLSDPIEVVDLLNDLYSLFDAVLSNHDVYKVETIGDAYMVASGLPKRNGNKHAAEIANMSLNILSSVGTFRMRHMPDVPVRIRIGIHSGPCVAGVVGLTMPRYCLFGDTVNTASRMESTGLPYRIHVNLTTVKILHSLNEGYKIEVRGKTELKGKGIEETYWLVGKTNFAKPLPKPPEIKPGDNWQEMVTEEIKTLFRKAKRQVDKKI